From the genome of Armatimonadota bacterium, one region includes:
- a CDS encoding Fe-S cluster assembly protein SufB — MTAPQSLLDVGTEYQYGFRDEIEYVYKAEKGLDRRVVEMISYFKNEPDWMREFRLRALEIFLKKPMPTWGNTQLLNEIDFDDIYYYIKPAEKQGKTWEEVPETIKNTFEKLGIPEAERKFLAGVSAQYESEVVYHSIREDLERQGVIFLDMDSGLREYPELVRRWFGKVIPPADNKFAALNSAVWSGGSFIYVPPGVHVEIPLQAYFRINAENMGQFERTLIIADEGSRVHYIEGCTAPIYSTDSLHSAVVELVALKGAHIRYTTVQNWSKNVYNLVTKRAVAYEDATVEWVDGNLGSKLTMKYPSVYMVGKGARGDILSVAFAGPGQHQDAGAKVIHAAPYTTSTIVSKSISKGGGRTTYRGLVQVDEGAVGVKCNVRCDALLLDEFSRSDTYPTMNVKEDDVRIEHEATVSKVGEEQLFYLMSRGLSEQEATTMIINGFFEPFAKELPLEYAVELNRLIALEMEGSVG; from the coding sequence ATGACAGCACCACAGTCGTTGCTGGATGTCGGCACCGAATACCAGTACGGTTTCCGTGATGAGATAGAGTACGTGTATAAGGCGGAAAAGGGACTCGACCGCCGCGTGGTGGAGATGATCTCGTACTTCAAAAACGAGCCCGACTGGATGCGCGAGTTCCGCCTGCGCGCTCTGGAGATATTCTTGAAGAAGCCGATGCCCACCTGGGGCAACACCCAGCTGCTCAACGAGATCGATTTCGACGACATCTACTACTACATCAAGCCCGCAGAGAAGCAGGGCAAGACGTGGGAAGAGGTGCCTGAGACCATCAAGAATACCTTCGAGAAGCTGGGCATCCCGGAGGCGGAGCGCAAGTTCCTGGCGGGCGTCTCGGCGCAGTACGAGTCTGAGGTGGTTTACCACAGTATTCGCGAGGACCTGGAACGTCAGGGTGTGATTTTCCTTGACATGGACTCGGGCTTGCGCGAGTACCCAGAGCTGGTGCGCCGCTGGTTCGGCAAGGTGATACCGCCAGCCGATAACAAGTTCGCTGCGCTGAACTCGGCGGTGTGGTCGGGCGGGTCGTTTATCTACGTGCCGCCGGGGGTGCATGTGGAGATCCCTCTGCAGGCATACTTCCGCATCAACGCCGAGAACATGGGGCAGTTCGAGCGCACCCTGATTATCGCCGATGAGGGCAGCCGGGTGCACTACATCGAGGGCTGCACCGCGCCTATCTACTCCACCGATTCGCTGCACTCGGCAGTGGTGGAACTGGTCGCGCTGAAGGGCGCGCACATCCGCTACACCACCGTACAGAACTGGTCCAAGAACGTGTATAACCTCGTCACCAAGCGTGCGGTAGCGTACGAGGACGCTACAGTGGAGTGGGTTGACGGGAATCTCGGCTCTAAGCTCACGATGAAGTACCCGAGTGTCTATATGGTTGGCAAAGGCGCGAGAGGTGACATTTTGTCTGTCGCTTTCGCTGGTCCAGGGCAGCATCAGGACGCGGGCGCAAAGGTGATCCACGCCGCGCCGTATACCACCTCCACTATCGTCTCCAAGTCCATCAGCAAGGGCGGTGGACGCACCACCTATCGCGGGCTGGTGCAGGTGGACGAGGGCGCGGTGGGCGTCAAGTGCAACGTGCGCTGTGACGCGCTGCTGCTGGATGAGTTCTCGCGCTCCGACACCTACCCCACCATGAACGTCAAGGAGGATGACGTGCGCATCGAACACGAGGCGACCGTCAGCAAGGTGGGCGAGGAGCAGCTGTTCTACCTGATGAGCCGAGGGCTGAGCGAGCAGGAAGCGACCACCATGATTATCAACGGCTTCTTCGAGCCGTTCGCCAAAGAGCTTCCGCTGGAGTACGCGGTGGAGTTGAACCGTCTCATCGCTCTGGAGATGGAGGGCTCGGTAGGCTAA
- a CDS encoding ABC transporter ATP-binding protein: MSQPPLLEIRDLHVAIDGKEILKGVSLTIHRGEIHALMGRNGSGKSTLAATLMGHPRYEVTRGEVRFEGRNLLEMEVDERARAGIFLAFQYPVAIPGVSVANFLRSALKSLRGEEMSAREFRTALKEEFKALHMPDSFASRYVNEGFSGGEKKRLEIVQMGLIKPKLAILDETDSGLDIDGVRIVSENVNRIAGEDTGVLLITHYQRILRYIRPHFVHVMVGGRIIRSGDESLAHELEQRGYDWLLREAGVEEEKILQEVG, encoded by the coding sequence ATGAGTCAACCACCACTGCTGGAGATTCGAGACCTGCATGTTGCCATCGATGGCAAAGAGATATTGAAGGGCGTGAGCCTGACCATCCATCGTGGAGAGATTCACGCTCTGATGGGGCGCAACGGCTCCGGTAAAAGCACCCTCGCTGCCACGCTGATGGGGCATCCGCGCTATGAGGTGACCAGAGGCGAGGTGCGCTTTGAGGGCAGGAACCTGCTGGAGATGGAGGTGGACGAGCGTGCCCGAGCGGGCATTTTCCTCGCCTTCCAGTACCCCGTGGCGATTCCCGGTGTGAGCGTTGCTAACTTCCTGCGCAGTGCGCTCAAGTCTCTGCGCGGCGAGGAGATGAGCGCGCGCGAGTTCCGCACCGCCCTGAAAGAGGAGTTCAAAGCACTGCACATGCCTGACAGCTTCGCCAGCCGTTACGTCAACGAGGGCTTTTCGGGCGGTGAGAAAAAGCGACTGGAAATCGTGCAAATGGGCTTGATCAAGCCCAAACTGGCGATACTGGACGAAACCGATTCGGGACTAGACATCGACGGCGTGCGCATCGTCTCCGAAAACGTCAATCGCATCGCCGGTGAAGATACAGGCGTTCTGTTGATTACGCACTACCAGCGTATCCTGCGCTACATCCGTCCCCATTTCGTGCATGTGATGGTGGGGGGACGGATTATCCGCTCAGGCGACGAGAGCCTTGCACACGAACTGGAGCAGCGCGGTTACGACTGGCTGCTGCGTGAGGCAGGCGTGGAGGAAGAGAAAATCCTGCAGGAGGTGGGATAA
- a CDS encoding Rrf2 family transcriptional regulator: MKITAQEEYGLRCIMHLARVPFGDTVNVRQIAEHEGLSVAYVEKLLYLLNRAGLTESVRGAQGGYRLAYPAEQITLKQVLEALGGVLTTDSLCSQFSGDREICVHHGGCELHSVWSFVADYLSVVFNRITLKHLAEGEARPLVPAVVLRHEQTIPLAERQSASATQTSLEGR; the protein is encoded by the coding sequence ATGAAAATCACCGCACAAGAGGAATACGGTCTGCGCTGTATCATGCACCTTGCCCGCGTGCCTTTCGGCGATACGGTGAACGTGCGCCAGATAGCCGAGCACGAAGGGTTGTCGGTCGCCTATGTGGAGAAGCTGCTGTACTTGCTCAACCGCGCCGGGTTGACCGAGAGCGTGCGGGGGGCGCAGGGTGGCTACCGGCTTGCTTATCCTGCCGAACAGATTACCCTGAAGCAGGTGCTGGAGGCATTAGGGGGCGTGCTAACAACCGATTCCCTGTGCAGCCAGTTCTCAGGCGACCGCGAAATCTGCGTGCACCACGGCGGATGCGAACTGCACTCCGTGTGGAGCTTTGTCGCAGACTACCTCTCGGTGGTTTTCAACCGTATCACGCTGAAGCATCTGGCGGAGGGTGAGGCGCGCCCGCTGGTACCTGCCGTTGTACTACGTCACGAGCAAACCATACCGCTTGCCGAACGCCAATCTGCGTCGGCGACCCAGACATCCTTGGAGGGGAGATAA
- a CDS encoding thiamine pyrophosphokinase has translation MRVVIMLNGQPPRRELLQSIVERADVLIGADAGAVRLREADLRVDYVVGDFDSVPPELLQSLPAQSVVHDPGQDDTDLEKALRFAVTRWEQPQVVVVGTTGDRIDHVLGNVCGGVRYADRAFVRFVEDHSIIYFAHRRLQFDAPVGATVSLLPLGEVEGVRTAGLKWALHGEALTIGTRGVSNVVEESPVSIEWERGYLVVVRLLQEGELFRW, from the coding sequence ATGCGCGTTGTGATCATGCTCAACGGTCAGCCGCCGCGGCGGGAACTGCTTCAGTCCATCGTGGAACGAGCGGATGTGCTCATCGGCGCAGATGCGGGGGCAGTGCGCCTGCGCGAGGCAGATTTGCGTGTCGACTATGTGGTTGGCGATTTCGATTCCGTGCCCCCCGAACTGCTGCAATCCTTGCCCGCTCAGAGCGTGGTGCACGACCCCGGACAGGACGATACCGACCTGGAGAAGGCGTTGCGCTTCGCGGTCACCCGCTGGGAACAGCCGCAGGTGGTGGTCGTGGGCACTACAGGCGACCGCATAGACCATGTGCTGGGCAACGTGTGCGGTGGGGTGCGATACGCCGACCGAGCCTTCGTTCGCTTTGTGGAGGACCACTCCATCATCTACTTTGCCCATCGGCGGCTGCAGTTCGACGCGCCTGTGGGGGCAACGGTCTCTCTGTTGCCTCTGGGGGAGGTGGAAGGAGTGCGTACGGCAGGCTTAAAGTGGGCGTTGCATGGAGAGGCGTTGACCATCGGCACGCGCGGAGTGAGCAACGTGGTGGAGGAGTCGCCAGTGAGCATTGAGTGGGAGCGAGGGTATCTGGTGGTGGTGCGGTTGTTACAGGAAGGGGAGTTGTTCCGGTGGTAG